A genomic segment from Triticum dicoccoides isolate Atlit2015 ecotype Zavitan chromosome 1A, WEW_v2.0, whole genome shotgun sequence encodes:
- the LOC119275193 gene encoding AP-3 complex subunit delta-like translates to MASAPSAPSTAPSLVDTLFQRSLDDLVKSLRADPSAAGESLAVGRALSEIHREIRAPDAATKAVALQKFTYLSSLHFVPVASHPLAFPAIELLASPHLPHKRLAYLAASLSLHPASLSLLPLATHQIHKDLSPSTSAAASHHVCALALQLLASPAAAAAPDLAVHLAHDLVPHLSRGSPRAIAAAARIIAASPSTGVPVLFKPLAACLASSDPRASTAAASAFCELSAPPADVAPFLPLAPDLYNLLTTSRSNWALIKVLKIFARLAPLESRLAARIVDPVCQLLTRSSAMSLTFECVRTVLTALPAHGAAVSLAIGKVKEFLAASDDPNLRYLGLLALGMLGPAYASTVNESRDVIALSLGDADSNIRREALHLMMGMVDENNVMDIAGMLVSHAARSDPEFANDILGAVLAACGRNVYELVSDFDWYVSLLADMARSLHCVQGDEIGRQLVDVGLRVHDARPELVRSARSLLIDPALLGNNLLCSVLSAAAWVSGEYIDCSKDPVELVEALSQPRTSLLPMSVRAVYIQAVLKVVTFCCNLYVESSNDSNKESDIVFDELAVDQTVSRGIKSEIRPAEEQIVMPGTAKNDPFSNKSIVYMINLVETTVGPLVESKEVEVLERARNLMGFVHLLREIWELKERKVSDHNKHNRVMELINSMQTVFSQELRPVSVNAQKKISLPEDLVLHENLSELADILSEDDTTLSTSISFISRNCHSVETRDEPAVVSVDSSSLFEHRKRHGMYYLPTGKAEDDANNYPRANDPLLSVENASAMEDKSETVQPVSAGKKLKAMRSRPKVVKLDGEDFLSSMMTSANILKAADKSEGMGKKMDTGESSSQWIQNIYADTGSLSTSSSRTSKQHDLTKEKSTPPDIDRKEARKHKTSSRSGHRQGKHTHRERPSTQPDVAPQAPVVQDFLL, encoded by the coding sequence ATGGCTTCCGCCCCGTCGGCCCCGTCGACGGCGCCGTCACTGGTGGACACCCTCTTCCAGCGCTCGCTGGACGATCTCGTCAAGTCCCTCCGCGCCGACCCTTCAGCCGCCGGCGAGTCGCTGGCCGTCGGCCGCGCTCTCTCCGAGATCCACCGCGAGATCCGCGCCCCggacgcggcgaccaaggccgtcgCGCTCCAGAAGTTCACCTACCTCTCCTCCCTCCACTTCGTCCCCGTCGCCTCCCACCCGCTCGCGTTCCCCGCCATCGAGCTCCTCGCCTCGCCGCACCTCCCGCACAAGCGCCTCGCCTACCTCGCCGCCTCGCTGTCGCTCCACCCagcctcgctctccctcctcccgctCGCCACCCACCAGATCCACAAGGACCTCTCCCcttccacctccgccgccgcctcccaccacgTATGCGCCCTCGCGCTCCAGCTCCTTGCCTCccccgccgcagccgccgcgccCGACCTCGCCGTCCACCTCGCGCACGACCTCGTGCCCCACCTGTCCCGTGGCAGCCCGCGCGCTATCGCAGCCGCAGCGCGCATCATAGCCGCCTCCCCGTCTACTGGTGTGCCGGTCCTCTTCAAGCCGCTGGCGGCATGCCTTGCTTCGTCCGACCCACGGGCGTCAACTGCGGCTGCATCCGCCTTCTGTGAGCTGTCGGCGCCGCCGGCTGATGTGGCCCCATTCCTGCCTCTCGCGCCTGACCTTTACAATCTGCTAACCACATCGCGCTCCAACTGGGCGCTCATCAAGGTGCTCAAGATATTTGCTAGGCTGGCTCCTTTGGAGTCGCGTCTGGCCGCACGGATTGTTGATCCAGTCTGCCAGCTCCTCACTCGTTCTTCAGCCATGTCGCTGACATTCGAGTGTGTCCGCACAGTGCTAACTGCACTACCCGCGCATGGCGCTGCAGTGAGCCTTGCCATTGGGAAAGTCAAGGAATTCCTTGCTGCTTCTGATGATCCTAACCTGCGCTATCTCGGGCTCTTGGCACTTGGTATGCTTGGCCCAGCATATGCATCAACTGTCAATGAGAGCCGTGATGTGATTGCCCTGTCACTGGGTGATGCTGATTCAAACATCCGCAGGGAGGCATTGCACCTTATGATGGGAATGGTTGATGAAAACAATGTCATGGATATTGCTGGCATGCTGGTCAGTCATGCCGCAAGGTCAGACCCAGAGTTTGCAAATGATATTCTTGGGGCCGTCCTAGCAGCATGTGGGCGCAATGTATATGAGCTGGTATCAGATTTTGATTGGTATGTCTCGCTACTGGCAGATATGGCTAGGAGCTTGCATTGTGTGCAGGGGGATGAGATTGGTCGCCAGCTTGTTGATGTGGGACTTAGGGTGCATGATGCACGGCCAGAGCTTGTTCGTTCAGCTCGATCTCTCCTAATTGATCCTGCTTTGCTTGGGAACAATCTCCTATGCTCTGTTCTTTCTGCTGCTGCATGGGTCTCTGGTGAGTATATTGATTGTAGCAAGGATCCTGTTGAGCTTGTTGAGGCACTATCACAGCCAAGGACTAGCCTCTTGCCAATGTCAGTGAGAGCTGTCTACATCCAGGCAGTACTTAAAGTGGTCACCTTCTGTTGCAATTTATATGTAGAGAGTTCGAATGATTCAAACAAGGAATCGGATATAGTGTTTGATGAGTTAGCTGTTGATCAAACTGTTAGCAGGGGAATCAAGTCTGAAATTCGTCCTGCTGAAGAACAAATCGTTATGCCAGGCACAGCTAAAAACGACCCCTTTTCAAACAAATCAATAGTTTACATGATTAACTTGGTTGAAACAACGGTTGGACCACTTGTTGAGTCCAAGGAAGTTGAGGTCCTGGAGAGGGCACGCAACCTGATGGGTTTTGTCCATTTGTTAAGAGAGATCTGGGAGTTGAAGGAAAGGAAGGTCAGTGATCATAACAAGCATAACCGGGTCATGGAGCTCATTAATAGTATGCAAACAGTATTCTCTCAGGAATTAAGGCCTGTTTCTGTGAATGCCCAGAAGAAAATTTCCCTTCCTGAGGATCTTGTCTTGCATGAAAATCTGTCTGAACTTGCTGACATTTTAAGTGAAGATGACACTACTCTGTCAACTTCAATTTCTTTTATCTCTCGCAACTGTCATTCTGTAGAGACTAGAGATGAGCCTGCAGTAGTGTCAGTTGATTCATCTTCTCTTTTTGAGCACCGTAAACGGCATGGGATGTACTATCTCCCAACAGGAAAAGCTGAGGATGACGCAAATAACTACCCTCGTGCCAATGATCCTCTTCTTTCTGTTGAGAATGCAAGTGCCATGGAGGATAAATCCGAGACTGTCCAGCCTGTATCTGCtgggaaaaaattgaaggccatgaGGTCCAGACCAAAAGTAGTGAAATTGGATGGCGAAGATTTCCTAAGTTCCATGATGACTAGTGCAAATATTCTAAAGGCTGCAGATAAGTCGGAAGGCATGGGCAAAAAAATGGACACTGGCGAATCTAGTTCTCAATGGATACAGAACATATATGCTGATACTGGAAGCCTTTCTACTTCAAGTTCTAGGACAAGTAAGCAACATGATCTTACTAAAGAGAAGAGCACACCTCCTGACATTGATAGGAAAGAGGCGAGAAAGCATAAAACCTCTTCTAGGAGTGGGCATCGTCAAGGAAAACATACGCACAGAGAAAGACCTAGTACTCAGCCTGATGTTGCACCTCAAGCTCCGGTTGTTCAAGATTTCCTTCTGTAG